A part of Ammospiza caudacuta isolate bAmmCau1 chromosome 7, bAmmCau1.pri, whole genome shotgun sequence genomic DNA contains:
- the NPHS2 gene encoding podocin gives MGMEKRSRSSSREPQRRRRESPAAQGKREKRESSREAGKGKGDVKQEKAKETKSTTGSDGRVHTSTVVDVDDVVSEEEMEAMALLDSEQQEEGVKSPGLGVCEWLLTIFSFLFIILTFPISVWFCMKVVREYERAIVFRLGHLLPGRAKGPGLFFFLPCLDTYHKIDLRLKTLEIPFHQVVTKDMVTLEIDAVCYYRLENASLLLTTLTSISSAIQLLVQTTTKRLLAHQAFSELLLERKNISQEIKVALDAVTGCWGIKVERIEINNVQLPAELQQSLAVEAEAQRQAKVRVIAAEGEKAASESLRMAAEILSSAPAAAQLRYLHALHSLTTEKPAAFILPLPLDAMNLVSPATHSSPAVSSLLADTTKLPENPKGKKDSPML, from the exons atggggatggagaagaGGTCCCGGAGCTCGTCCAGGGAGCCCCAGAGAAGACGCAGAGAGTCCCCGGCTGCGCAGGGCAAACGGGAgaagagggagagcagcagagaggctggcaaagggaagggagaTGTGAAGCAGGAGAAGGCCAAGGAGACCAAGAGCACCACGGGGAGCGATGGTAGGGTGCACACCTCCACCGTGGTGGACGTGGATGATGTGGTGTCTGAGGAAGAAATGGAGGCAATGGCGTTGCTGGATAGTGAGCAGCAAGAGGAAG GTGTAAAGTCTCCTGGTCTGGGTGTCTGTGAGTGGCTTTTGACCATCTTCTCTTTCCTGTTCATCATACTGACCTTCCCCATTTCTGTCTGGTTCTGCATGAAG GTGGTGCGGGAGTATGAGAGAGCCATTGTTTTCCGCCTGGGGCACCTCCTTCCCGGCAGAGCCAAAGGACCCG gccttttctttttccttccctgtttgGACACCTATCACAAGATAGACCTCCGCCTCAAAACTCTAGAGATCCCCTTCCATCAG GTGGTGACCAAAGACATGGTTACTTTGGAGATAGATGCTGTCTGCTACTACCGGTTGGAAAACGCCTCTCTGCTCCTCACCACGCTGACCAGCATCTCCAGTGCCATCCAGCTGCTGGTGCAGACCACCACCAAGCGCCTCCTGGCACACCAAGCCTTCTCTGAGCTTCTGCTGGAAAGGAAGAACATCAGCCAGGAGATAAAG GTGGCTTTGGATGCGGTCACAGGCTGCTGGGGGATCAAAGTGGAGAGAATAGAAAT CAACAACGtgcagctgcctgctgagctccagcagtcCCTGGCCGTGGAAGCAGAGGCCCAGAGACAGGCCAAAGTCCGG GTGATTGCTGCAGAGGGGGAGAAGGCTGCTTCCGAGTCCCTGCGGATGGCAGCAGAGATCCTGTCcagtgctccagctgctgctcagctccgTTATCTCCATGCACTGCACTCCCTCACTACAGAGAAACCTGCTGCTTTCATCTTGCCCTTGCCTCTGGATGCCATGAACCTGGTCTCTCCAGCTACCCACAGCTctccagctgtgagcagcctcCTTGCAGACACCACAAAGCTCCCAGAAAATCCAAAAGGCAAGAAGGACTCACCCATGCTCTGA
- the TDRD5 gene encoding tudor domain-containing protein 5: MEVLEQGQRRAVEKTGATSPGRGVAAESPSHLSAEGGADRSPSAAQQWRPRPATEASKQQAQLMEVLKKEVRAMLIAAKAGLTPEQLEEQYMAMVCKPLPLRDLGFQSTLELVTQMPEVVQICSSKNGALILKAIADDSTKGIARLVANQKVKTRKTSKKTATKANSPFPTKYSKNPQSFHTLSAGTPVLPAMVKAELQDLLSSSPLLLADLDKAFLRRFGRAFQYRQYGFLSVFEVLRSVSDSIAVEQTKAGSLLVLRKYLASKIEQQVVPQSEAEEEEMPRSEAEEEEVPQGEAQEEKGPQGEPQEEEMLQAASAAEVPSLEPTCETKSCCQAATLMDSEPVQTPAVDLGDHLKQHQGLEQFPVTPEIPPDAVQDRSLCSLPPLKSRCLVGVIVEFVVSPSQFYIHVCSTEASYKLQDLMFEMRHVYSHKVASDKYIMPESAVRPGQLCCVMVSKWWYRVIIHRVINDQEVEVFYADYGHLQIVQKSWLRFLKWHYLKLPAQAIPCSLAWVKPVEGTWSSAAILLFKHLCRFKELVGVVDEYVDGVLYLFLCDTSTKEDVYFHSVLRDMGYADVCGENIPSQEFEELNPSALYVQPSGKQGNAEVVEPDLRLQQQSRDADSETATLKLNGAEL; this comes from the exons ATGGAGGTTCTGGAGCAAggccagagaagggcagtggag aagACAGGAGCAACTTCCCCCGGCCGGGGCGTGGCAGCGGAAAGCCCATCCCACCTCAGCGCCGAGGGCGGTGCCGACCGCTCCCCCTCAGCGGCGCAGCAATGGCGGCCCCGGCCGGC TACGGAGGCGTCGAAGCAGCAGGCGCAGCTGATGGAGGTGCTGAAGAAGGAGGTGAGGGCCATGCTGATCGCTGCCAAGGCGGGCCTGACGCcggagcagctggaggagcagtACATGGCCATGGTCTGCAAACCTCTCCCTCTGCGTGACCTGGGCTTCCAGTCCACCCTGGAGCTGGTGACACAAATGCCTGAAGTTGTCCAGATCTGTTCTTCTAAGAATGGTGCTTTAATCCTCAAAG CCATTGCAGATGACTCCACCAAAGGGATTGCCAGGCTGGTTGCCAACCAGAAAGTAAAGACACGCAAGACATCAAAGAAAACCGCCACAAAGgcaaattctccttttcccacTAAGTACTCTAAAAATCCACAGAGTTTCCATACCCTGAGTGCTGGGACTCCTGTCCTGCCAGCAATGGtgaaggctgagctgcaggacctgctgagctcctcaccACTCCTGCTGGCAGACTTGGACAAGGCTTTCCTCCGACGCTTTGGCCGGGCGTTCCAGTACAGGCAGTACGGATTTCTGTCCGTGTTTGAAGTCCTCAGGAGCGTGTCTGATTCCATTGCTGTTGAGCAAACAAAGGCAGGTTCCTTGCTGGTCCTGAGGAAGTACTTGGCAAGCAAGATAGAGCAGCAAGTGGTGCCTCAAAGTgaggctgaggaagaggagatgcCTCGGAGTGAAgctgaggaagaagaggtgCCTCAAGGTGAGgctcaggaggaaaaggggCCTCAAGGTGAGCCTCAGGAAGAAGAGATGCTGCAAG cagcatctgcagctgAGGTGCCTTCTTTGGAGCCCACCTGTGAGAcaaagagctgctgccaggcagcaACTCTGATGGATTCAGAGCCAGTGCAAACACCAGCAGTAGATTTGGGTGATCACCTCAAACAG CATCAAGGTCTTGAGCAGTTTCCAGTGACTCCAGAAATCCCTCCAGATGCTGTTCAGGACAGAAGCCTGTGCAGTTTGCCTCCTCTGAAGAGCAGGTGCTTGGTGGGAGTCATTGTGGAGTTCGTCGTCTCTCCCAGCCAGTTCTACATCCACGTCTGCAGCACAGAAGCATCCTATAAACTGCAGGATCTGATGTTTGAGATGAG ACATGTTTACTCACACAAAGTTGCTTCTGATAAATACATCATGCCTGAGTCTGCAGTGAggcctgggcagctgtgctgtgtcatGGTCTCCAAGTGGTGGTACCGTGTCATCATCCACCGTGTGATCAATGACCAGGAGGTGGAGGTGTTCTATGCAGACTATGGACACCTCCAGATTGTCCAGAAGTCTTGGCTGAGATTCCTCAA GTGGCACTACTTGAAGCTCCCTGCTCAGGCCATCCCGTGTTCCTTGGCATGGGTAAAACCTGTGGAG GGTACGTGGTCCAGTGCAGCAATTCTCCTGTTCAAGCACCTCTGTCGCTTCAAGGAGCTCGTGGGCGTGGTGGATGAATATGTGGATGGTGTTCTGTACCTCTTCCTGTGTGACACATCCACCAAGGAGGATGTCTACTTCCACTCTGTCCTCAGGGATATGGGATATGCTGATGTCTGTGGGGAGAACATCCCTTCCCAG GAATTTGAGGAACTGAATCCTTCAGCCTTGTATGTTCAGCCCAGTGGAAAGCAGGGGAATGCTGAGGTGGTGGAGCCAGACCTTCGCTTGCAGCAGCAATCTCGAGATGCAGACAGTGAAACAGCAACCTTGAAGCTGAATGGGGCTGAGCTGTGA